AAATGCTCAAGGAAGAGAAGACGATCACAGAACTGGCCTCCCAGTATGGGCTTCACCCAAACCAGCTCCACCGGTGGCGGAGCCAGGCCTTGAAAAACCTACCC
This genomic stretch from Bacillota bacterium harbors:
- a CDS encoding transposase, giving the protein MRKKHSPELKAQIVLEMLKEEKTITELASQYGLHPNQLHRWRSQALKNLP